One stretch of Lucilia cuprina isolate Lc7/37 chromosome 6, ASM2204524v1, whole genome shotgun sequence DNA includes these proteins:
- the LOC111682306 gene encoding probable elongation factor 1-beta, whose translation MAFGDVKTPQGLKELNNFLANNSYINGYEPSKADLSVFEALGKAPTGDVPHVQRWYRHIASFEASEKAAWGGSPLPQAAGAKPTVAAPAAAADDDDDDVDLFGSDDEEDDAEAAKIREERVAAYAAKKSKKPALIAKSSVLLDVKPWDDETDMKEMEKNVRTIEMDGLLWGASKLVPVGYGINKLQIMCVIEDDKVSIDLLTEKIEEFEDFVQSVDIAAFNKI comes from the exons atggcTTTCGGTGATGTTAAAACCCCACAAGGTCTTAAGGAATTGAACAATTTCTTGGCCAACAACAGCTACATCAATGG TTATGAACCCTCCAAGGCTGATTTATCTGTGTTCGAGGCTTTAGGCAAGGCCCCCACTGGTGATGTACCACACGTACAACGTTGGTACCGTCACATTGCCTCTTTCGAGGCCAGCGAAAAGGCTGCCTGGGGCGGTTCCCCCTTGCCACAAGCTGCCGGTGCCAAGCCCACCGTAGCTGCACCTGCTGCTGCtgccgatgatgatgatgacgatgtcgATCTCTTCGGCTCCGATGACGAAGAAGATGATGCTGAAGCTGCCAAGATCCGTGAAGAACGTGTGGCCGCCTATGCTGCTAAGAAATCCAAGAAACCCGCCTTAATCGCCAAATCCTCCGTATTGCTCGATGTCAAACCCTGGGATGATGAGACCGACATGAAGGAAATGGAAAAGAACGTACGCACCATCGAAATGGACGGTCTCTTGTGGGGTGCCTCCAAATTGGTGCCAGTCGGTTATGGTATTAACAAATTGCAAATTATGTGCGTTATTGAAGATGACAAAGTATCCATTGATTTGTTGACTGAAAAGATTGAAGAATTCGAAGATTTTGTACAATCTGTCGATATTGCTGCCTTCAACAAGATCTAA